A region of Fibrobacter succinogenes subsp. succinogenes S85 DNA encodes the following proteins:
- a CDS encoding DEAD/DEAH box helicase family protein translates to MNNEQLNIIACNSSAQVIDAIFDNDGKFEIAKHDVLEFTPSGYFKNYNHPERIFWPQNSLPYNQESLYIVDSVKQADKKYEVTLNKWDFGGPTIIGNTEQTCNIVIPTYRLIEVTKKYGFKETEQALEWFKKEFLFQTTENSYLFFRILSNTSNLEGGWLGCNYVANIESKKVDGKEYLFVSNLKKSPQKKLNVQKGIAHIRFVSEQEAIVSDPILNAQLAKQAADPNSIINLWEKYNQVDAQMLEDYKIQSGILRIEKITAKGENCSATLQNKSEEIENFKNIYDQLNANQKNSYSIYVFSKRKSYNICDERIDEKTRTVSWKWGERKPKYDNSEKLELEGFAIDFKPWSIASKRRTAALENIRTRNIPIASITDILNKTTLPSFGSAAVPKRLNDLKIEAAFGNRRPNEAQKRALKVCLNTPDIALIQGPPGTGKTSVINALQKYLQSIDPKHPEKMPSILLTSFQHVAVDNVADGSSIWGLPVFRFYGEQKDKEQIFRGLQKWQEDTAKKIDEQINKLQSDTQYIEYEKLQISLNALSAASSSYEIRNLLQEIINLAVTNSILSPSEVDTLKEFKKKFQVKQINNKFYQCLMGLRTTSTGFNDDGKRMIEHVLEYYDLRKDSLNCYALEKGYDQLKKLANSTPSQEDLDWVEELRNKCIEQMVPNPTDSFDNQLFTILKDYIDTTIEPNIRERIRQTDLQKLIVLNSYKENVGFKSIRNAMLRYAMTYAATVQQSKSESFVRLLGKKNFEFDYVIIDEAARANPLDLFIPITLARKKVILVGDHKQLPQLVDQDILEQMECSNDSRERFEELKGFMEKSLFESLWDYLKTERNDGIVRTVTLDTQYRMPQKLSDFVSRNFYGDETHIQTGKNPNDCIHHVSRYTKKNGDCKCAVWENVDSKESGKISKTNEAEAELIIKRIKEIIKETDETIGVIASYSAQTRLIDKIAKSDAELKKKIDNKHLEIGSIDAFQGRQFDIVFFSVVRSNDRNNFGFLKSENRLNVAFSRQKKLLVIVGNRKMYETEKAQEEVPALKEFIKLADEEK, encoded by the coding sequence ATGAATAACGAGCAACTAAATATCATTGCATGCAATTCTTCGGCACAAGTCATAGACGCCATATTTGACAATGACGGGAAATTCGAAATCGCCAAACACGATGTTTTGGAATTCACCCCAAGCGGATATTTCAAAAACTACAATCATCCAGAAAGGATATTCTGGCCACAAAATTCACTTCCATACAATCAGGAGTCACTCTACATTGTTGATTCCGTAAAACAAGCAGATAAAAAATACGAGGTGACCCTAAACAAGTGGGATTTTGGCGGACCGACCATTATAGGAAACACCGAACAGACATGCAATATCGTCATTCCAACCTACAGGCTCATAGAAGTCACTAAGAAATATGGTTTTAAAGAAACAGAACAGGCTCTAGAATGGTTCAAAAAAGAGTTTCTTTTCCAAACCACTGAAAATTCGTACTTATTCTTTAGAATTCTGAGCAATACCTCAAACTTGGAAGGAGGATGGCTCGGATGCAATTATGTTGCAAATATCGAAAGTAAGAAGGTAGACGGCAAGGAGTATCTCTTTGTCAGCAATCTAAAAAAGTCTCCTCAAAAAAAATTGAATGTACAAAAAGGGATTGCGCACATTCGATTCGTATCAGAACAGGAAGCCATCGTAAGCGATCCCATTTTGAATGCACAATTAGCTAAACAAGCCGCAGACCCAAACTCCATCATAAACCTTTGGGAAAAGTATAATCAGGTTGACGCGCAGATGCTGGAAGATTATAAAATCCAGTCTGGCATTCTTCGCATTGAAAAGATAACTGCCAAAGGAGAAAACTGCAGCGCAACACTTCAAAACAAATCCGAAGAAATAGAAAATTTCAAGAACATATACGATCAGCTAAACGCCAATCAAAAGAATTCTTATTCCATCTACGTTTTCTCGAAACGTAAGAGTTACAATATTTGCGACGAACGGATTGACGAGAAAACAAGAACAGTTTCCTGGAAATGGGGCGAAAGAAAACCTAAATATGACAATAGCGAAAAACTAGAACTTGAGGGATTCGCCATAGATTTTAAACCATGGTCTATAGCATCCAAACGCAGAACAGCAGCACTAGAAAACATCCGAACACGCAACATTCCTATTGCATCTATTACAGACATTTTAAATAAAACAACGCTCCCCTCCTTCGGCTCCGCAGCCGTCCCCAAAAGGCTGAACGATCTAAAAATTGAAGCGGCATTCGGTAACAGAAGACCCAATGAAGCACAAAAAAGGGCACTAAAGGTTTGTCTGAACACACCAGACATAGCCCTCATCCAAGGACCTCCCGGAACAGGAAAGACAAGCGTTATCAACGCATTACAAAAATATCTACAATCGATAGACCCCAAGCATCCCGAAAAAATGCCTAGCATATTATTGACAAGTTTTCAACACGTAGCTGTTGATAATGTGGCTGACGGAAGCTCAATTTGGGGACTTCCCGTATTTCGCTTTTATGGGGAACAAAAGGACAAGGAACAAATCTTCAGAGGACTCCAGAAATGGCAAGAAGATACCGCAAAAAAAATTGATGAACAGATAAATAAGTTACAGTCCGACACGCAATACATCGAATACGAAAAATTGCAAATAAGCCTTAATGCACTAAGCGCTGCAAGCTCTTCTTACGAAATACGAAACCTACTACAAGAAATCATCAATCTTGCCGTCACAAACAGCATCCTTTCTCCGTCAGAAGTGGATACTCTTAAGGAATTCAAAAAGAAATTCCAAGTCAAGCAAATAAACAATAAATTCTACCAATGCCTAATGGGATTAAGAACAACCAGCACAGGATTCAATGACGACGGCAAGAGAATGATTGAGCATGTGTTGGAATACTACGATTTGCGCAAGGATTCCTTGAATTGTTACGCCTTGGAAAAAGGGTACGATCAGCTAAAGAAACTAGCGAATTCGACACCTAGCCAAGAAGACCTTGACTGGGTTGAAGAACTCAGAAACAAATGCATTGAGCAAATGGTTCCCAATCCAACAGATTCGTTTGACAATCAGCTGTTCACAATTCTAAAGGATTATATCGACACGACCATTGAGCCCAACATCAGAGAACGCATCAGGCAAACCGACCTACAAAAACTGATTGTTCTAAACAGCTATAAGGAAAATGTCGGATTCAAATCCATCAGAAACGCAATGCTCCGTTACGCCATGACCTATGCGGCAACAGTACAGCAATCAAAAAGTGAATCTTTTGTAAGGCTTCTTGGTAAGAAAAACTTTGAGTTTGATTACGTCATCATCGATGAAGCTGCTCGAGCAAATCCTCTTGACCTATTCATACCCATCACCTTAGCCCGAAAAAAAGTTATACTAGTTGGCGACCACAAGCAACTCCCCCAACTTGTTGATCAAGATATCCTAGAGCAAATGGAATGCAGCAATGATTCTAGGGAACGGTTCGAAGAATTGAAGGGCTTTATGGAAAAGTCTCTATTCGAATCTTTATGGGATTATTTAAAAACAGAACGAAATGATGGCATTGTACGCACGGTAACTCTCGATACTCAATATCGTATGCCGCAAAAATTAAGCGACTTTGTAAGTCGAAATTTTTACGGAGACGAGACACATATTCAAACCGGCAAAAATCCCAATGACTGCATTCATCATGTTTCAAGATACACTAAGAAAAATGGAGATTGCAAGTGTGCGGTTTGGGAAAATGTCGATAGCAAGGAATCTGGGAAAATAAGCAAAACGAACGAGGCTGAAGCCGAGCTAATTATTAAGCGCATAAAGGAAATTATCAAGGAAACTGACGAAACTATCGGTGTTATCGCCTCATACAGTGCACAAACACGACTCATTGATAAAATTGCTAAGTCAGATGCAGAACTCAAGAAAAAAATTGACAACAAGCATCTAGAAATCGGATCAATCGACGCGTTCCAAGGGCGGCAATTTGATATCGTATTCTTCTCTGTTGTTCGCAGCAACGACAGGAACAACTTCGGCTTTCTCAAATCAGAAAACCGTCTAAACGTCGCTTTCTCTCGTCAAAAGAAACTCCTTGTGATTGTAGGAAATAGAAAAATGTATGAAACAGAAAAAGCACAAGAGGAAGTTCCCGCTTTAAAAGAATTTATTAAACTTGCAGACGAGGAAAAATAA
- a CDS encoding protein kinase domain-containing protein — protein MFTDEIVKQNKITNVETESAGIFELKECIGEGGQGAVYKTQRTNLLIKLSYASKGFNPETVYRRYRNLRSRIDLPDYIAKPLNEIKPIEKGGKIFYGYVMELMEDMVSLSSLQCKKNESFGLYLDRLGGIRRIYTLLRKLAEILEQIHSVGYCYGDLNPNNVFISSNTEYNEVQLIDCDNMVIAADFNDSISFKGFSAPEVIREHKFNTPLSDTWSFAVIAFFALRQELPFHGKLVTDAATMEISTMEKKEEESDLPFIDDMDKDNTGKSSALRNLLETEMLQSLFKRTFSGEKSFLTRPALFEWIETLRIGETSFMKCKNCGKHYIKVGKKHECPFCDKESHTPYILILNTILAGNKIQDTVFSHPAYLLEDTSTLMNIPIAETKSANIEASFNVSKQQLSILLTDQKELKVTLNIPKEKNTKSCTLKKGISLLIDVKEGKQYQILFPEYTRTKIIHDDSEENDSLKFRSVILFKYWGEK, from the coding sequence ATGTTTACAGACGAAATTGTAAAGCAAAATAAAATCACTAATGTTGAAACCGAAAGTGCAGGCATTTTCGAGCTAAAAGAATGCATCGGTGAAGGCGGTCAAGGAGCCGTATATAAGACCCAGCGGACGAATCTACTCATCAAATTGAGCTACGCTTCAAAAGGTTTCAATCCGGAAACAGTCTATAGACGCTACAGAAATCTTCGTTCTAGAATCGATTTGCCCGACTATATCGCAAAGCCCCTAAACGAAATCAAGCCTATAGAAAAAGGAGGCAAAATCTTCTACGGTTACGTCATGGAACTAATGGAAGACATGGTTTCGTTGAGCAGCCTTCAATGCAAAAAAAACGAATCATTTGGTTTATATCTTGATCGACTAGGTGGCATCCGCCGCATCTACACACTTTTGCGAAAGCTTGCTGAAATTCTTGAACAAATTCATTCCGTAGGATACTGTTACGGAGACTTAAATCCTAATAATGTTTTTATTTCAAGCAATACAGAATATAATGAAGTTCAACTAATTGACTGTGACAACATGGTCATTGCCGCCGACTTCAACGATTCAATTTCATTCAAAGGATTCTCCGCTCCTGAAGTTATAAGAGAACATAAGTTCAACACGCCCTTGAGCGACACATGGAGTTTTGCAGTCATAGCATTCTTTGCTCTACGACAAGAGTTGCCGTTCCACGGCAAACTCGTAACCGATGCTGCAACCATGGAAATATCCACTATGGAAAAAAAAGAGGAGGAATCGGATCTTCCTTTCATTGACGACATGGACAAAGACAACACAGGCAAATCATCGGCTCTCCGCAATCTTTTGGAAACAGAAATGCTACAGAGTCTTTTCAAAAGGACTTTTTCCGGTGAAAAAAGTTTTTTGACAAGGCCCGCCCTATTTGAATGGATTGAGACGCTTCGAATAGGCGAAACATCTTTTATGAAATGCAAGAATTGCGGAAAGCATTATATCAAAGTCGGCAAGAAGCATGAATGTCCGTTCTGCGACAAAGAATCACATACTCCATATATTCTTATACTCAATACCATTCTTGCAGGGAACAAAATTCAAGACACAGTTTTCAGCCATCCCGCGTACCTGCTAGAGGATACATCTACCCTAATGAACATTCCCATAGCAGAAACCAAATCGGCAAACATCGAAGCATCATTCAACGTATCCAAGCAGCAACTGAGCATACTACTGACCGATCAGAAGGAACTGAAGGTAACATTAAACATTCCCAAAGAAAAAAACACAAAGAGCTGCACCCTGAAAAAGGGGATTTCCCTCCTTATCGACGTCAAGGAAGGCAAACAGTACCAAATCCTTTTCCCCGAATACACACGAACAAAAATTATACATGATGATTCCGAAGAAAACGATTCCTTGAAATTCAGGAGCGTCATCCTGTTCAAATATTGGGGTGAAAAATGA